GACGGGGTGCGCGCTCTCGCGGTGCAGCACCGCACCGGGATGCTGGGGATCGGTGACGTGGCGCTGGGCTGCGCGGTCTCGGCCGAACACCGCAAGCAGGGTTTCGACGCCTGTGCGGAGCTGGTGGACGAGGTGAAGCGGCGGCTTCCGGTGTGGAAGCGCCAGGTCTTCGACGACGGGCAGGAAGAGTGGGTCAACTGCCCTTAGTGTTACCGCGTCGGCTCTGTCTGCGTGGCAGTGCGGTTGGCGGAACCTCGCGCACGGCTCTCGCTGCGGGGAGGCCCGACATCGGGTAGCGACCTACACAACGTCGGGCCTTCCTCGCGAGAGCCGCACGCGAGAACCCGCGGCGGTGTGGGCTGCGTGCGTGGTGGTTCGGCGTTGCCACGCCGAAAGGACATCAGTCGGTTGGTGAGTAGCGACCTACGCGGCGAGCGGCCCGGCCTTGCAATGCATCCGACTCACGCACCGGGGACACGCGTGCTGCTCACGCCGTACGGCCGCGTCTCCACGGCGGTCTCCGGGGTGGAGATTTCGCGAGAAATCGACGCCAAGGTGGTGCCGCGACACCGGCGAGACTCATCGTCGTTGTTCGATACTCGAACCGTCGCGGTGTCGTGCACCGGTGAACACGACCGTGATCCCTCGCACGAGCAGCACCAGCGCCAGTCCCAGCAGTCCGCCGCTGACGTTGTCGAGCCAGTCCTGCGTGCTGCAGTGCCGAACGAACAGCGTGAATCCCTGACTGGCCTCCACCAGGGCGGGCAACAGCAGTATCACCGCCACGACAGCGGCCGTTTGCAGCCAATTCCGCACGGCCAGCCCGGCACAAATCCCGAACGGCAGCAGCACCAGCGAGTTCAACGAGCTCTGGGTCGGCGTGGGCAGATCCAACAGTCCCGAGCTGTCGGGCCAACCGAGTGGGCAGGCGAATATCCGGCGCGCGGACAGGCCGAACTCCGGTCCGCGCGGCGGCGTGAGTGTCACCGCCGTTCCGGCGGCCAGTGCCGTCGTCGCGGCCAGGGTCGGGGTCTTTCGCGTTCCGGCGGCTCGTGCCAGCCTGCCGTGCAGCGCGGCCCCCAGCAGCGCCAGTACCACGAACACCGCCACAGAAGCGGGAGTCACCACGGCTCGGATCACGGCTTCGAGCACCGCGCTCCCTCCGGTCGGGGGCGAAAACCATGATCCATTCTGGTGCCGTGGCCGGATGGTGTCCAACCGTGTCCGAAAGGTCCTCCGGGCCCTCGAGGAGCCGTGTGGTGAACAAGAACGGGGCCCCGCCGCTGGGGGAAGGCGGCGAGGCCCCGAGCTCGGTGTGCCCGGATCCCGCGTCCCCGGCTAGGCGCCGGGCCGGTGCTCGCTCCCTCGATCCCGAGAACCGGTTCGCGTCCGGGCGCCGGGCTCCGCGGTGGAGCTCGGCCGTGTTTCGGTTATCGCGTCATCAGCGGATGTCGAGCTGCTGACCCGGGAAGATCAGGTCGGCGCTCTCCAGGACGTCGCTGTTGCGCTCGTAGATGTCCTGGTAGTTCACGCCGAACCGCTGACCGATCTCGCTCAGCGTGTCGCCGGAGCGGACGGTGTAGTCGGCGCCGTTCGAGCGCACCGTGGACTGCTGGGACTGCTGCCCGGAGTCCGACTCGGTCTCGGCGGGCTGCTCCTGTTTCGGGGCGGATTCCTGTTTCGGGGCGGATTTCTGCGGCGCGGCTGCCTGCTCCTGGGCGGCGGAGTCCTCGGAGACGGTGCCCTCGTTCCCGGTGCTGCCGCTGACCCAGTTGGTCTTGGCGGTGCAGCCCGGCCAGGCACCGGGACCCTGCTGGGCCAGTACCTTCTTGGCGATGGCGATCTGCTCGGCACGGCTGGCCTGGTGGGCGTTCGGGGCGTACTGGTCACCGCCGAAGGCCGACCACGTCGAAGGGGTGAACTGCAGGCCGCCGTAGAAACCGTTGCCGGTGTTGATGTGCCAGTCACCGCTGGACTCGCACTGGGCGAGCTCGTCCCAGTCCGCGGCACTGGCCGGAGCGGCGACCGCGAGCGGCGTGGCCACCACAGCACCCGCGACGGCCACCCTGGCGGCGTTGCGAGTGAAATTCGACGACTTACGGTGCTTGCCCTTGTAACGAGCCATGTCCCTCTCTCCTGCCGCGCCTGCGGGAGTTCCGACGGCTCCGAAGGGAACCCGGATTCCGTGGAGTTTCGGGGGACTCCAACGGTTTCCCGTCCCTGCCCGGTTTCGTTTCGTTCGGGGGTAGGAAGCCCGCCGGGCAGAGCTCGGCGCTGCGGACTTCCCGGTTTCTCGTTGTTCCGGTCGGTTCGGGGCCGACCGATGGGAACAGTACGTAATCGCGCAAGCGAACGGAAACTTAATGGAATGTGACGCTAGTCACAGTAACATGACTTCGGGGTCACTCGATCAGGGGTATTTGTGCAGCGCACAGCGTTGTTATCAAGCCGTTTCCGAGTCGATATCGATCACTCGCGGTGAGGTCTGAGTCACCTTTGCGGACCCGGCTTCGACCGCACAGATCCAGTGTGGTAGTTCCATCCTGTCATTTTTCGCCGCCGTGTGGAAGGAAGTTGCGCGACGGACGGTTTCGCCACTCTTAGCTATTCGGTGGTCGCGAAGCGCGATCGAAAACGGTTCATCGGGTGATCCGTCACCCGGTTGTGGAATGCGGAAGATGTGGCGCCGGAAAGGCTGCTGTGAGATCCCGGTAAAATCACACAAAAGAGTTAGGCAGACACGCCGAGACATAGCCTCCGGCGTGTCGGTTCCTCGCCGCTGTTGTGCCCAGCCCGGGGTTCCCGGCCGGTGGTTCCCGGCCGGCGGTCGACAGCAACTGGTGGAGAGCCGAGGTGTCGGTCGGATCATCGGGACGCGGACCCGCTCAGCCGCCCGCGAACGGTGGCAACACGTCGAACTCGGCCCCGTCCGGAACCGACACGGTCTCGTCCCGCACGGCCACCCCGTCGAGCAGGAAACCGCACGCTCCGACGACCCGGGCCAACGGTTCCTCGTGCGTTGCCAGCACGGCTCGGACCACGTCGGCCGCGGACACCGGCACGTCAACGGCGCTCGGGCTCACCCGCAGCGTCTCCTCCGCGACCCCGGCCGCCGCACGGGCACCCGCGAAGTACCGCACCCGCACCGCGACCGTCGTCGCCGCGGCGGAGCCCGTCGGCGGGGGATCCGGTGGGACGAGCTGTGTTTCCTGCCGGTCGTCCATCATCGGCCGAGGAGTCCTTTCGGGATGCCGTGTCGGCTCGTGGAGATGCCGTGTCGGCTCGGAGGTCCGGACACGCGCCGGTCGGCGCCTGCCGAACCACCGAGCGAGTAACGCGTCGAGAGGTTCTAACCGCCGATCGAGCTCATCGGGCGGGAAGGCTGCGCGAAGCCCTCCTCGTCCATGCCGTGCCCCGCGGCCTTGGCCCACATGGTCTCTCGCCACAGTCGGGCGAGTTCCTCGTTGTCGGCGCCCTCCCGCATCGGTTCGCGCAGGTTGGTCTCGGTCTGCGAGAACAGGCAGGAGCGCAGCTGCCCGTCGGCCGTCAGCCTGGTGCGGTCGCACGTGGCGCAGAACGGCCTGGTGACCGAGCCGATCACTCCGACCGTCGCGGGGCCGCCGTCGACGAGCCAGCGTTCGGCCGGAGCCGAACCGCGTTCGGCGCTGTACGGGGTGAGGGTGAACTCCTCACCCAGCATCCGCAGGATCTCGTCCGCGGTGATCATCTCCTCGCGGTCCCAGCCGTGTTGCGGATCCAGCGGCATCTGTTCGATGAACCGCAGCTGGTAGTCCCGTTCCAGGCAGAACCGCAGCAGATCGCAGGCCTCGTGATCGTTGGTGTTCCGCAGCAGTACGGCGTTGACCTTCACCGGTTCCAGTCCGGACTCCTTGGCCGCACGCAGTCCGTCCAGCACGTCGTCGAACCGGTCCCGGCGCGTCAGCCGGTGGAACGTCTCCCGGTCCAGGGTGTCCAGCGAGATGTTCACTCGGTCGAGCCCCGCCGTGGCCAGCTGGTCGGCGAACCTGCCCAGGTTGATGCCGTTGGTGGTCAGCGAGGTCTTGGGAGCCCGCGGCAACTCGCTGGTGGCGGTGATGATGTCCACCAGGTCCTGCCGCAGCAGCGGTTCACCACCGGTGAAGCGCACGTTGGTCACCCCGAGTTCGCGTACCGCGAGCTCGATGAGCCGGATCATCTCCCCGGTGTCGAGCATCTCGGAGCGCTTCATCCACGGCAAGCCCTCGGCGGGCATGCAGTAGGTGCAGCGCAGATTGCACTTGTCTATCAGGGACACCCGCAGGTCGGTCGCGATCCGTCCGAAGCGGTCGACCAGGTACGGCGTATCCGGACGCGCCGACGTGTCGATCGTCCGGCGGGCGACCGGGATGCCCAGGTCCACGGAAGTCACACCGTTCAGCGTAACCGCCAAGTCGGGGCGAATTCGATCGCGCGAAACGGTTTTGTGCCGGTGCGCTCAATCGGTAAGGCCGCGACCGCGTGTGGTTCGGAGAAAAACACGAAAACTTCTTTATTCCGTGAAAGCGGAACAAAACCCCTGGATCGAACCGCATTCGCGAGTTTAACGTGTTTTTCGTGCCGCAATATCGTGTTTCCGAGGTAGCGGAACTGCTCGGCGTCAGCGACGACACCGTTCGACGCTGGGTGGACGCGCAGCAACTGCCCGCCGAGTCGGACGGTTCCGGTCGCCTGGTGGTCGAGGGCTCGGCGCTGGCCGGGTTCGCCCGCGCCAGAGCCAGAGCCGCCCGTGACCCCTCCGGGATCGAGCGCTCCGCGCGCAACCGCTTCGTCGGGCTGGTCACCGAGGTCACCTCGGACACCGTCATGTCGCAGGTCGAGCTCCAGTGCGGGTCCCAGCGGGTGGTTTCGCTGTTGAGCACCGAAGCGGTGACCGACCTCGGGCTCCGCCCGGGGGTGCTGGCGGTGGCCGTGGTCAAGTCCACCGCCGTGGTAATCGAGACCCCCGGAGGTGGGCAATGAACCGCACGCCTCGCGGCGCGGCTCCGACGGCGGTGCTGGTGGTCCTGCTGTCCCTGCTCAGTGGCTGCGGTGCCGCGTCGGGCGATCGGAACACCCTGACGGTACTGGCCGCGGCCTCACTGACCGAACCCTTCCGCGAGATCGGCGACGAGTTCTCGAAGCGCGCCCCCGAAGTCGACATCCGGTTCAACTTCCAGGGCTCCTCGCTGCTGGCGGAGCAGATCAGGCAGGGCAGCGGCGGTGACGTGTTCGCCTCCGCGAACACCGACATGATGGCCAGGGTCCGCGGGGCCGACGCGCTCGCGGGTGAACCCCACACCTTCGCCACCAACCAACTGGCCATAGTGGTCCCGCCGGGCAATCCGGCGGGAGTCGAGTCGCTCGCCGACCTCACCGACTCCGACACCTCGCTCGTCGTCTGCGCCCCGCGGGTGCCGTGCGGTTCGGCCACCGAACAGGTCGAGTCCGCCTCCGGCGTGCGGCTCGACCCGGTCAGTGAGGAGAGCGACGTCAAGAACGTGCTGCACAAGGTCGTCGCGGGTGAGGCCGACGCCGGACTCGTCTACGTCACCGACGCCGGTTCCGCTGGTGACGAGGTCGAGGCGATCGACTTCCCGACCTCCGACGAGGTGACCAACGAGTACCCGATCGCCCGCCTGGCCGCGGCGGAGCACCCGGAACTCGCCGGCCGGTTCGTCGAATTCGTGCGCGGTGAACGGGGACAGCGGATCCTCGGCGAGTACGGCTTCGGTGCGCCGTGAGCGAATCGGGGCCACGACGCATCCGTCTCCCCGCTCGGCGCGCACGTGGCGGGGAGCGGCCGGTGGGGGTCCCCCTGCCGCTGCGGCTTCCCGCCCTGCTGGCGCTGGCGCTGATCGTGCTGCCGGTGCTCGGGCTGTTCGCCCGTATCGACCCCGGACGGTTGCCCGCGCTGCTCACCAGCTCGACCGCGCTGACCGCGCTGGAGCTGTCGGTGCGGACCGCGCTGACGGCGACCGTGCTGGCACTGCTGCTCGGCGGACCGCTGGCCGTGGTGCTGGCGCGTTCCCGCTTTCCCGGGCTGCGATTCGTGCGCGGGTGCGTGCTGCTGCCGCTGGTGCTGCCCCCGGTGGTCGGCGGGCTGGCACTGCTCTACCTGCTGGGCCGCACCGGCTCCCTCGGCGGACCGCTGCGCGACTGGTTCGGACTGACCCTGCCGTACACCACCACCGCCGTGGTGCTGGCGCAGACCTTCGTCGCCATGCCGTTCCTGGTGGTGAGCCTGGAAGGAGCGCTGCGCGCGGCGGGAACCGAGTACGAGCGGGTCTCGGCCACCCTGGGGGCCGGGCCGTGGCTGACCTTCCGGCGCGTCACACTGCCCATGCTGCTTCCCCCGCTGGGGTCCGGCCTGGTACTGACCTTCGCACGCGCGCTCGGCGAGTTCGGGGCCACCATCACCTTCGCGGGGAGCCTGCGCGGCACCACACGGACGCTGCCGCTGGCCATCTACACCGAAGCGCAGGCCGACGTGGATGCCGCCGTGGCGATGTCGTTGCTGCTGGTGGCCATCGCCCTGTTGGTCATCCTCGTCGCCCGACCGAAGGCGGTGGAAGGACGTGCCTGACCTTAACGACGGCCCTGATCGTACCGACGGGTCCGGCCCTACCGACGGTTCCGAGCTCACGGGGGACGCCACCGTGCCCTCCCCGGCGAACCCGCCCGGCGGGGGAGAGGCCCCCGAGGGGAGCGGGCTGGTCGCCGAGGTTCGCCTGCGGCACGGCGATTTCACGCTCGAACTGGCCTGCCGAGTGCCCCCCGGTGAAGTGCTGGCCGTGCTCGGCCCGAACGGGGCGGGCAAGTCCACGCTGCTGACCGCGCTGACCGGCTCCGTTCGCCCGGAACAAGGCAGGATCCGGCTCGCGGACCACACCTGGCTGGACACCCGACGTCGGATCGACGTCCCCACCCACCGCCGCGGCGTCGGACTGCTCGCCCAGCGGGCGATGCTGTTCCCGCACCTCACAGCGCTGGACAACGTGGCATTCGGGATACGCGCCTCGGGCTCCCGGAGGAAACCGGCACGGCGCGCCGCGCTGGAGTGGCTGCGGCGAACCGAGGCCGGCGATCTCGGTGACCGCGAACCGTCCGAGCTTTCCGGCGGACAGGCGCAGCGGGTCGCACTGGCACGGGCGCTGGCTGCCGAGCCCGAACTGTTGCTGCTCGACGAGCCACTGTCCGCGTTGGACGTGGCTGCGGCTCCCGCGATGCGGGGGCTGCTGCACCGGGTGCTGGGGCAGCAGCGACGGCCCTGCGTGCTCGTGACGCACGACGTGCTCGACGCGGTGGTGCTCGCTGACCGGGTTCTGGTGCTCGACCGGGGTGCCGTGGTCGAGCAGGGCAGCACCCACCGGGTGCTGTCCCGCCCCAGGACCGCGTTCACCGCGCGGATCGCCGGTCTCAACCTGATCACCGGCACCGCCACCGGCGAGACCGTACGGACACCGCGGGGCAGGGCGCTCCACGGCAGCGCGGCCGAACCGACCACTCCCGGAGAACCCGCCGCCGCCGTGTTCCCACCGACGGCGGTGGCGGTGCATCCCCACGCGCCCGAGGGGAGTCCGCGCAACGCGATCCCGGTACGGGTGGTCGGTATGGAACCCCGTGGCGACGCGATCAGGCTTCGCGGCGAGACCGACCCGCACGACTCGGAGGCCGCACTGGCCGCCGACATCACCCCCGCCGCCGTCGCCGAACTGGGGCTGCGGATCGGAGACGAGGTTTTTTTCGCGGTCAAGGCCACTGAAGTAGCCATACACCCGGTTTCCGGTGGATGATCGAGGGGTGACTGAGATATCCCCCTGGACCTACCTGATGGACATGGACGGCGTGCTGGTGCACGAGGAACACATGGTTCCCGGTGCGAACGAGTTCCTCGCCGACCTGCACGAACACGGGCTCCCCTTCATGGTGTTCACCAACAACTCCGTCTACACCAGGCGAGACCTGCGGGCGCGGCTGCAACGCAGCGGGTTGGACGTGCCGGAGTCGTCGATCTGGACCTCCGCGCTGGCCACCGCGCAGTTCCTGGACCAGCAGCGCCCCGGTGGCTCCGCCTACGTGGTGGGCGAGTCCGGACTGACCACGGCGCTGCACGACATCGGCTACGTGCTCACCGACCGCGACCCCGACTACGTGGTGCTCGGCGAGACCCGCACCTACAGCTTCGAGGCGATCACCAAGGCCATCCGGCTCGTCGAGGGCGGTGCCCGGTTCATCGCGACCAACCCGGACGAGAAGGGACCCAGCCGGGAGGGAACGCTGCCCGCCACGGGAGCGGTCGCCGCGCTCATCGAGCGGGTGACCGGGCGCGAGCCCTACTACATCGGCAAACCGAACCCGCTGATGATGCGTTCGGCGCTGCGGGAGCTCAAGGCCCACTCGGAGAACACCCTGATGATCGGTGACCGGATGGACACCGATGTCCGCTCCGGACTGGAGTCGGGGTTGCAGACCATCCTGGTGCTGTCCGGAATCTCGGACCGCGACACCGCCGAGCACTTCCCGTACCGCCCCACCAAGGTCATCGACTCCGTGGCGGACCTGGCCGGGCGGGTGGCCAACCCCTTCGACTGATCGTGATCGGTTCGTCCTCGATCTGGCGCGCCGGACCGGGGTACTCCGCCCGGGCGGTCGTACGCGGCACGAGCCCGAGCGGGCACCCGTTCGTCACGTCGGAGCCCGCACGACAGCGCCCGAGGGGAGGCCGCGGCGGTGCCGAACACCAGGGGCGGGTGTCGGCGCTGCCGCGCCGATCGTGCTCGTTCGACGTTCCCGGGCTGTCGGAACCGCGAAGCGACTGGCTGCTCGCGGCGGCTCGACCGGGAGCCGAGCGCGCGCCGCACCGACCGTCACCGACGCGGCACCAGCGCGTGGGCGTCGTCGGTGTCCACGATCCGCTTGCCGAACGGCACCAGCGAGACGGGGACGAGCTTGAAGCTGGCGACACCCAGCGGGATCCCGATGATCGTCAGGCACATCGCCACTCCCGTGGTGATGTGTCCCAGCGCCAGCCACCAGCCTGCCAGGATGATCCACAGCACGTTGCCGATCGCCGAGAACGCCCCCGAGCCGTGTTCGTCGACCAGTCGCCGACCGAAGGGCCACAGCGCGAAGTTCGCCATCCGGAACGAGGCGATGCCGAACGGGATGCCGATGATCGTCACGCACAGCAGTATCCCGGCGAAGACGTAGCCGAGCGCCATCCAGAGGCCGCTGAGCACCAGCCAGACGATGTTGAGAAGCAGTCGCATGACACCACGGTGCCAGCTCCCGGCGCGGGCCGGTTCGGGGAAGTCCCCCAGTTTTCCGGAGAACTTCCGGTTTCGCGGTCGGCTCGCACCGCCATCGGGCCTTCCGCCGCGCCGTTCGACGTGCCGTCACGCCGCGAGGGTTCCATCCAGCACGGTCACCGCACGGCCTCCCAGCGTTACCCGCCGACCTTCCAGCCGGGCCCGCACCGTTCCGCCGCGTGCCGATGCCTGCTCACCCACCAACTCCGTGCGTCCCAGCCGCTCCGCCCACCAGGGCGCCAGCGAACAGTGGGCCGAGCCCGTCACGTGATCCTCGGGCGCTCCCACGGCGGGAGCGAAGAACCTGCTGACGAAATCCACCTCCGGCCGGTCGCTCGCGGCGGTGACGATCACCCCGCGCTCGGCGATCCGCAGTACTTCCGAGAGGTCGGGGCGCAGCTCGCGCACCAGTCCCGCGTCGTCGAGGTGAACCAGCAGATCGGTGTCGCTGCGGGCCACGGCGATCACCCGCTCGGGGGCGACATCGCCGAGCGCGGCCACGACGGGGACGTCCTCGACGGGTTCGTTCGGTCGCAGCGGAAAGTCCATCTCCACCGTGCCGTCAGCGGCCACTTCGCAGCGCAGCTCACCGCCGCGGGTGTCGAACCGCTGCGAACCACCGAGCACGTGGGCGGTGGCGAGCGTGGCGTGCCCGCAGAGGTCCACTTCGGTGGTGGGGCTGAACCAGCGCAGTGGTTTCGCGGAGTGCTCGTCGACCCCGGTGACCACGAACGCGGTCTCGGCCTGGTTGAACTCGGACGCCACCGCTTGCATCCAGGCCGGATCGGCGGGTTCGTCGAGCAGCACGACCGCCGCCGGATTGCCGCTGAAGGGGGTGTCGGTGAAGGAGTCGACGAGGTAGCTCCGCATGATCGTCACTCTATAGGGCTTCGTCCACTGGATTTTTCGACGTGCTCGGCACCCGAGTCCTCGCGTGACCCCTCGACTCCGGCGCGACAGTGCGCAATCATGCGGTTCCACTGCCCTGAACGGCGTAACGGAGGTAGTCGTGTCGCACACCGACCGCGCGGAGCCCGCTGTTCCGACCACCAGCCCCAGCTATTCCTCGGGGACCTCCGACGTCCCGCTCATCGGCGAGACCATCGGTGCCAACCTGTTGCACACCGCGGAGCGGTTCCCGGAGCGGGACGCGATGGTCGAGTTCGCCACCGGACGCCGCTGGACCTACCGCGAGTTCGTCGCCGAGGTGGACGCGCTCGCCATCGGTCTGCTGGAGACCGGGCTGGTCAAGGGGGACCGGGTCGGCATCTGGGCGCCGAACCGTGCCGAGTGGACACTGGTGCAGTACGCCACCGCGCGGATCGGCGCGATCCTGGTCAACATCAACCCGTCCTACCGGGTGCACGAGCTGGAGTACGTGCTCGGCCAGGCCGGGGTTCGCACGCTGATCTCGGCGGAACGGTTCAAGACTTCCGACTACGTGGACATGGTCGGACGGGTTCGCCCGAGCTGCCCCGAGCTGGAACGGGTCGTCTTCCTCGGAAGCCCGGAATGGGACGAGCTGTTCCGGTATCCGCTCGACCCCGTGCGGCTGCGTCGTGCCGAGGAGGAGCTGTCCGCCGACGACCCGATCAACATCCAGTACACCTCCGGAACGACCGGTTTCCCCAAGGGCGCGACGCTGTCGCACCACAACATCCTCAACAACGGTTTCTTCGTCGGTGA
This portion of the Actinopolyspora lacussalsi genome encodes:
- a CDS encoding hypothetical protein (product_source=Hypo-rule applied; pfam=PF04892; transmembrane_helix_parts=Outside_1_9,TMhelix_10_32,Inside_33_118,TMhelix_119_141,Outside_142_155,TMhelix_156_178,Inside_179_190), translating into MLEAVIRAVVTPASVAVFVVLALLGAALHGRLARAAGTRKTPTLAATTALAAGTAVTLTPPRGPEFGLSARRIFACPLGWPDSSGLLDLPTPTQSSLNSLVLLPFGICAGLAVRNWLQTAAVVAVILLLPALVEASQGFTLFVRHCSTQDWLDNVSGGLLGLALVLLVRGITVVFTGARHRDGSSIEQRR
- a CDS encoding LysM repeat protein (product_source=COG1388; cath_funfam=3.10.350.10; cleavage_site_network=SignalP-noTM; cog=COG1388; pfam=PF01476,PF06737; smart=SM00257; superfamily=53955,54106; transmembrane_helix_parts=Inside_1_20,TMhelix_21_43,Outside_44_227), which gives rise to MARYKGKHRKSSNFTRNAARVAVAGAVVATPLAVAAPASAADWDELAQCESSGDWHINTGNGFYGGLQFTPSTWSAFGGDQYAPNAHQASRAEQIAIAKKVLAQQGPGAWPGCTAKTNWVSGSTGNEGTVSEDSAAQEQAAAPQKSAPKQESAPKQEQPAETESDSGQQSQQSTVRSNGADYTVRSGDTLSEIGQRFGVNYQDIYERNSDVLESADLIFPGQQLDIR
- a CDS encoding molybdopterin converting factor small subunit (product_source=COG1977; cath_funfam=3.10.20.30; cog=COG1977; superfamily=54285), which encodes MMDDRQETQLVPPDPPPTGSAAATTVAVRVRYFAGARAAAGVAEETLRVSPSAVDVPVSAADVVRAVLATHEEPLARVVGACGFLLDGVAVRDETVSVPDGAEFDVLPPFAGG
- a CDS encoding cyclic pyranopterin phosphate synthase (product_source=KO:K03639; cath_funfam=3.20.20.70; cog=COG2896; ko=KO:K03639; pfam=PF04055,PF06463,PF13353; smart=SM00729; superfamily=102114; tigrfam=TIGR02666), producing MTSVDLGIPVARRTIDTSARPDTPYLVDRFGRIATDLRVSLIDKCNLRCTYCMPAEGLPWMKRSEMLDTGEMIRLIELAVRELGVTNVRFTGGEPLLRQDLVDIITATSELPRAPKTSLTTNGINLGRFADQLATAGLDRVNISLDTLDRETFHRLTRRDRFDDVLDGLRAAKESGLEPVKVNAVLLRNTNDHEACDLLRFCLERDYQLRFIEQMPLDPQHGWDREEMITADEILRMLGEEFTLTPYSAERGSAPAERWLVDGGPATVGVIGSVTRPFCATCDRTRLTADGQLRSCLFSQTETNLREPMREGADNEELARLWRETMWAKAAGHGMDEEGFAQPSRPMSSIGG
- a CDS encoding molybdopterin-binding protein (product_source=TIGR00638; cath_funfam=2.40.50.100; cog=COG3585; pfam=PF03459,PF12728; superfamily=50331; tigrfam=TIGR00638,TIGR01764), translating into MPQYRVSEVAELLGVSDDTVRRWVDAQQLPAESDGSGRLVVEGSALAGFARARARAARDPSGIERSARNRFVGLVTEVTSDTVMSQVELQCGSQRVVSLLSTEAVTDLGLRPGVLAVAVVKSTAVVIETPGGGQ
- a CDS encoding molybdate transport system substrate-binding protein (product_source=KO:K02020; cath_funfam=3.40.190.10; cleavage_site_network=SignalP-noTM; cog=COG0725; ko=KO:K02020; pfam=PF13531; superfamily=53850; tigrfam=TIGR01256; transmembrane_helix_parts=Inside_1_6,TMhelix_7_29,Outside_30_254), producing the protein MNRTPRGAAPTAVLVVLLSLLSGCGAASGDRNTLTVLAAASLTEPFREIGDEFSKRAPEVDIRFNFQGSSLLAEQIRQGSGGDVFASANTDMMARVRGADALAGEPHTFATNQLAIVVPPGNPAGVESLADLTDSDTSLVVCAPRVPCGSATEQVESASGVRLDPVSEESDVKNVLHKVVAGEADAGLVYVTDAGSAGDEVEAIDFPTSDEVTNEYPIARLAAAEHPELAGRFVEFVRGERGQRILGEYGFGAP
- a CDS encoding molybdate transport system permease protein (product_source=KO:K02018; cath_funfam=1.10.3720.10; cog=COG4149; ko=KO:K02018; pfam=PF00528; superfamily=161098; tigrfam=TIGR01581; transmembrane_helix_parts=Inside_1_6,TMhelix_7_29,Outside_30_50,TMhelix_51_73,Inside_74_84,TMhelix_85_107,Outside_108_121,TMhelix_122_144,Inside_145_175,TMhelix_176_198,Outside_199_230,TMhelix_231_250,Inside_251_259), translated to MGVPLPLRLPALLALALIVLPVLGLFARIDPGRLPALLTSSTALTALELSVRTALTATVLALLLGGPLAVVLARSRFPGLRFVRGCVLLPLVLPPVVGGLALLYLLGRTGSLGGPLRDWFGLTLPYTTTAVVLAQTFVAMPFLVVSLEGALRAAGTEYERVSATLGAGPWLTFRRVTLPMLLPPLGSGLVLTFARALGEFGATITFAGSLRGTTRTLPLAIYTEAQADVDAAVAMSLLLVAIALLVILVARPKAVEGRA
- a CDS encoding molybdate transport system ATP-binding protein (product_source=KO:K02017; cath_funfam=2.40.50.100,3.40.50.300; cog=COG1118; ko=KO:K02017; pfam=PF00005,PF03459; smart=SM00382; superfamily=50331,52540), whose amino-acid sequence is MPDLNDGPDRTDGSGPTDGSELTGDATVPSPANPPGGGEAPEGSGLVAEVRLRHGDFTLELACRVPPGEVLAVLGPNGAGKSTLLTALTGSVRPEQGRIRLADHTWLDTRRRIDVPTHRRGVGLLAQRAMLFPHLTALDNVAFGIRASGSRRKPARRAALEWLRRTEAGDLGDREPSELSGGQAQRVALARALAAEPELLLLDEPLSALDVAAAPAMRGLLHRVLGQQRRPCVLVTHDVLDAVVLADRVLVLDRGAVVEQGSTHRVLSRPRTAFTARIAGLNLITGTATGETVRTPRGRALHGSAAEPTTPGEPAAAVFPPTAVAVHPHAPEGSPRNAIPVRVVGMEPRGDAIRLRGETDPHDSEAALAADITPAAVAELGLRIGDEVFFAVKATEVAIHPVSGG
- a CDS encoding NagD protein (product_source=KO:K02566; cath_funfam=3.40.50.1000; cog=COG0647; ko=KO:K02566; pfam=PF13242,PF13344; superfamily=56784; tigrfam=TIGR01457), which translates into the protein MTEISPWTYLMDMDGVLVHEEHMVPGANEFLADLHEHGLPFMVFTNNSVYTRRDLRARLQRSGLDVPESSIWTSALATAQFLDQQRPGGSAYVVGESGLTTALHDIGYVLTDRDPDYVVLGETRTYSFEAITKAIRLVEGGARFIATNPDEKGPSREGTLPATGAVAALIERVTGREPYYIGKPNPLMMRSALRELKAHSENTLMIGDRMDTDVRSGLESGLQTILVLSGISDRDTAEHFPYRPTKVIDSVADLAGRVANPFD
- a CDS encoding uncharacterized membrane protein YccF (DUF307 family) (product_source=COG3304; cog=COG3304; pfam=PF03733; superfamily=81321; transmembrane_helix_parts=Inside_1_6,TMhelix_7_41,Outside_42_60,TMhelix_61_83,Inside_84_89,TMhelix_90_112,Outside_113_133); amino-acid sequence: MRLLLNIVWLVLSGLWMALGYVFAGILLCVTIIGIPFGIASFRMANFALWPFGRRLVDEHGSGAFSAIGNVLWIILAGWWLALGHITTGVAMCLTIIGIPLGVASFKLVPVSLVPFGKRIVDTDDAHALVPRR